A region of Anopheles merus strain MAF chromosome 2R, AmerM5.1, whole genome shotgun sequence DNA encodes the following proteins:
- the LOC121603405 gene encoding ecotropic viral integration site 5 ortholog isoform X2: protein MTLTVSETDSSSLRNPDMTETLPSSELSLLAKLEAANKLIESDSKSLNSLQSSAHSRKSSDTSQISLNSGASSVGEEDVWSTWASIVTDWEASQKRKGPTVKELVRKGIPHHFRAIVWQLLCGASDADKKQYAEYIKATSACEKVIRRDIARTYPEHDFFKEKDGLGQEALFNVMKAYSLHDREVGYCQGSGFIVGLLLMQMPEEEAFAVLVQIMQQYRMRDMFKPSMAELGLCMYQLENIVQEQIPELHLHFQSQSFQTSMYASSWFLTLYTTALNLTLSCRIMDVFLSEGMEFIFKVAIALLTIGKDTLLSLDMEAMLKYFQKELPQKVENDADGLFNLAFQVKINTKRMKKMEKEYADLRKKEQEEMVELRRLRSENRLLKKRNELLEAESAELADRLVRGQVSRAEEEETSYAIQSELLALRRAHLEVSHQLENANEEVRALSLRLQENNNSRQNSFDELIMKEEALKQRDEMVSCLLEELVKVRQGLAESEDVIRNLKTKIQELEEDKKRLRETTTDNSVAHLQDELIASKLREAEASLSLKDLKQRVQELSTQWQRQLSEQRNDPAQSQDSGAKKLLFWESGRSQDLQKLEEELMTTRIREMETLTELKELRLKVMELETQVQVSTNQLRRQDEESKKVKEELEEALVRERELANKAREQQHRYSDLESRMKDELMNVKIKFTEQSQTVAELKQEISRLETKNSEMLAEGELRSNLDESDRVRDLQDKVAELKAELTAIKSRGTTLNLRKIKSTSIQSIDSNEIDFAEIQLSSKMNIPGPQPASSGSPS from the exons ATGACCCTCACGGTGTCGGAAACGGACAGCAGTAGTCTAAGGAACCCGGACATGACCGAAACTCTACCAAGCTCTGAACTATCCCTACTAGCCAAACTGGAGGCCGCCAACAAGCTGATCGAGAGCGACTCGAAGAGTCTGAACTCGCTCCAGAGCTCGGCCCACAGCCGCAAAAGCTCCGACACGAGCCAGATAAGCCTTAACTCGGGCGCCTCCTCGGTCGGGGAGGAGGATGTGTGGTCGACCTGGGCCAGCATCGTCACCGACTGGGAGGCGAGCCAGAAGCGCAAGGGCCCGACGGTGAAGGAGCTGGTGCGCAAGGGCATACCGCACCACTTTCGGGCGATTGTCTGGCAGCTGCTGTGCGGTGCGTCTGACGCAGACAAGAAGCAGTACGCCGAGTACATCAAGGCGACCAGTGCGTGCGAGAAGGTGATCCGGCGCGACATTGCCCGCACCTACCCGGAGCATGACTTCTTCAAGGAGAAGGACGGGCTCGGCCAGGAGGCACTGTTCAACGTGATGAAGGCGTACTCGCTGCACGACCGGGAGGTTGGCTACTGTCAGGGGTCCGGTTTCATCGttgggctgctgctgatgcag atgccGGAAGAGGAAGCGTTTGCCGTGTTGGTGCAAATTATGCAGCAGTATCGTATGCGCGACATGTTCAAACCCTCGATGGCGGAGCTCGGCCTGTGCATGTACCAGCTGGAGAACATTGTGCAGGAGCAGATACCGGAGCTGCACCTGCACTTCCAATCGCAAAGCTTCCAAACGTCCATGTACGCGTCGAGCTGGTTCCTGACCCTGTACACCACCGCGCTAAATCTCACGCTCAGCTGCCGCATCATGGACGTGTTCCTGTCGGAGGGGATGGAGTTTATATTCAAGGTCGCCATTGCACTTCTTACCATCGGCAAGGATACGCTGCTCTCGTTAGATATGGAGGCAATGCTTAAG TACTTCCAGAAGGAGCTTCCGCAAAAGGTGGAAAATGATGCGGACGGACTGTTTAATCTGGCCTTCCAGGTGAAGATCAATACGAAAAGGATGAAAAAGATGGAGAAGGAATATGCCGACCTGCGCAAGAAGGAGCAGGAAGAGATGGTGGAGCTGAGG CGACTGCGGAGTGAAAACCGTTTACTGAAGAAACGCAACGAACTACTCGAGGCTGAAAGTGCGGAGCTGGCCGATCGGCTCGTTCGCGGACAGGTGTCACGCGCTGAGGAAGAAGAGACGAGCTATGCGATTCAGTCCGAGCTGTTGGCACTCAGGCGAGCACATCTGGAAGTTTCGCACCAGCTGGAAAATGCGAATGAGGAGGTTCGGGCGCTTAGCTTGCGGTTGCAGGAAAAT AACAATTCCCGACAGAACTCGTTCGATGAGCTGATTATGAAGGAGGAAGCACTGAAGCAACGGGACGAAATGGTTTCATGCCTGCTGGAAGAGCTGGTCAAGGTGCGACAGGGACTGGCCGAGAGTGAAGATGTGATCCGTAACCTAAAGACCAAGATCCAAGAGCTGGAAGAG GACAAAAAGCGTTTGCGCGAAACGACCACGGACAACTCGGTGGCTCACCTGCAGGACGAGCTGATTGCAAGCAAGCTGCGCGAAGCGGAAGCCAGCCTCTCGCTCAAGGATCTCAAGCAGCGCGTCCAGGAGCTGAGCACCCAGTGGCAACGGCAGCTTTCCGAGCAGCGCAACGATCCGGCCCAGAGCCAGGATTCCGGCGCGAAGAAGCTGCTCTTCTGGGAGTCGGGCCGGTCGCAGGATCTGCAAAAGCTGGAGGAGGAACTCATGACCACCCGGATACGGGAGATGGAAACGCTGACCGAGCTGAAGGAGCTGCGGCTGAAGGTGATGGAGCTGGAGACGCAGGTGCAGGTGTCGACCAACCAGCTGCGGCGACAGGACGAGGAGAGCAAGAAGGTGAAGGAGGAGCTCGAGGAGGCACTGGTCCGGGAGCGGGAGCTCGCCAACAAGGCgcgggagcagcagcaccgttaCTCCGATCTTGAATCTCGCATGAAGGACGAGCTGATGAATGTGAAGATTAAGTTTACCGAGCAGAGCCAAACGGTGGCGGAGTTGAAGCAGGAAATTTCAAGACTGGAAACAAAG AACTCGGAAATGCTTGCCGAGGGTGAGCTGCGCTCTAATCTGGACGAATCGGACCGCGTCCGAGATCTGCAGGATAAGGTCGCCGAGCTGAAAGCGGAG CTGACTGCCATCAAAAGCCGTGGAACGACGTTGAACCTGCGGAAGATCAAAAGTACCTCGATACAATCGATCGATTCGAACGAGATTGACTTCGCCGAGATACAGCTTTCCTCCAAAATGAACATTCCTGGACCACAGCCGGCGAGTTCTGGCTCGCCATCGTGA
- the LOC121603405 gene encoding ecotropic viral integration site 5 ortholog isoform X1: MTLTVSETDSSSLRNPDMTETLPSSELSLLAKLEAANKLIESDSKSLNSLQSSAHSRKSSDTSQISLNSGASSVGEEDVWSTWASIVTDWEASQKRKGPTVKELVRKGIPHHFRAIVWQLLCGASDADKKQYAEYIKATSACEKVIRRDIARTYPEHDFFKEKDGLGQEALFNVMKAYSLHDREVGYCQGSGFIVGLLLMQMPEEEAFAVLVQIMQQYRMRDMFKPSMAELGLCMYQLENIVQEQIPELHLHFQSQSFQTSMYASSWFLTLYTTALNLTLSCRIMDVFLSEGMEFIFKVAIALLTIGKDTLLSLDMEAMLKYFQKELPQKVENDADGLFNLAFQVKINTKRMKKMEKEYADLRKKEQEEMVELRRLRSENRLLKKRNELLEAESAELADRLVRGQVSRAEEEETSYAIQSELLALRRAHLEVSHQLENANEEVRALSLRLQENNPDNSLESNNSRQNSFDELIMKEEALKQRDEMVSCLLEELVKVRQGLAESEDVIRNLKTKIQELEEDKKRLRETTTDNSVAHLQDELIASKLREAEASLSLKDLKQRVQELSTQWQRQLSEQRNDPAQSQDSGAKKLLFWESGRSQDLQKLEEELMTTRIREMETLTELKELRLKVMELETQVQVSTNQLRRQDEESKKVKEELEEALVRERELANKAREQQHRYSDLESRMKDELMNVKIKFTEQSQTVAELKQEISRLETKNSEMLAEGELRSNLDESDRVRDLQDKVAELKAELTAIKSRGTTLNLRKIKSTSIQSIDSNEIDFAEIQLSSKMNIPGPQPASSGSPS; encoded by the exons ATGACCCTCACGGTGTCGGAAACGGACAGCAGTAGTCTAAGGAACCCGGACATGACCGAAACTCTACCAAGCTCTGAACTATCCCTACTAGCCAAACTGGAGGCCGCCAACAAGCTGATCGAGAGCGACTCGAAGAGTCTGAACTCGCTCCAGAGCTCGGCCCACAGCCGCAAAAGCTCCGACACGAGCCAGATAAGCCTTAACTCGGGCGCCTCCTCGGTCGGGGAGGAGGATGTGTGGTCGACCTGGGCCAGCATCGTCACCGACTGGGAGGCGAGCCAGAAGCGCAAGGGCCCGACGGTGAAGGAGCTGGTGCGCAAGGGCATACCGCACCACTTTCGGGCGATTGTCTGGCAGCTGCTGTGCGGTGCGTCTGACGCAGACAAGAAGCAGTACGCCGAGTACATCAAGGCGACCAGTGCGTGCGAGAAGGTGATCCGGCGCGACATTGCCCGCACCTACCCGGAGCATGACTTCTTCAAGGAGAAGGACGGGCTCGGCCAGGAGGCACTGTTCAACGTGATGAAGGCGTACTCGCTGCACGACCGGGAGGTTGGCTACTGTCAGGGGTCCGGTTTCATCGttgggctgctgctgatgcag atgccGGAAGAGGAAGCGTTTGCCGTGTTGGTGCAAATTATGCAGCAGTATCGTATGCGCGACATGTTCAAACCCTCGATGGCGGAGCTCGGCCTGTGCATGTACCAGCTGGAGAACATTGTGCAGGAGCAGATACCGGAGCTGCACCTGCACTTCCAATCGCAAAGCTTCCAAACGTCCATGTACGCGTCGAGCTGGTTCCTGACCCTGTACACCACCGCGCTAAATCTCACGCTCAGCTGCCGCATCATGGACGTGTTCCTGTCGGAGGGGATGGAGTTTATATTCAAGGTCGCCATTGCACTTCTTACCATCGGCAAGGATACGCTGCTCTCGTTAGATATGGAGGCAATGCTTAAG TACTTCCAGAAGGAGCTTCCGCAAAAGGTGGAAAATGATGCGGACGGACTGTTTAATCTGGCCTTCCAGGTGAAGATCAATACGAAAAGGATGAAAAAGATGGAGAAGGAATATGCCGACCTGCGCAAGAAGGAGCAGGAAGAGATGGTGGAGCTGAGG CGACTGCGGAGTGAAAACCGTTTACTGAAGAAACGCAACGAACTACTCGAGGCTGAAAGTGCGGAGCTGGCCGATCGGCTCGTTCGCGGACAGGTGTCACGCGCTGAGGAAGAAGAGACGAGCTATGCGATTCAGTCCGAGCTGTTGGCACTCAGGCGAGCACATCTGGAAGTTTCGCACCAGCTGGAAAATGCGAATGAGGAGGTTCGGGCGCTTAGCTTGCGGTTGCAGGAAAAT AATCCGGACAATTCGCTCGAATCC AACAATTCCCGACAGAACTCGTTCGATGAGCTGATTATGAAGGAGGAAGCACTGAAGCAACGGGACGAAATGGTTTCATGCCTGCTGGAAGAGCTGGTCAAGGTGCGACAGGGACTGGCCGAGAGTGAAGATGTGATCCGTAACCTAAAGACCAAGATCCAAGAGCTGGAAGAG GACAAAAAGCGTTTGCGCGAAACGACCACGGACAACTCGGTGGCTCACCTGCAGGACGAGCTGATTGCAAGCAAGCTGCGCGAAGCGGAAGCCAGCCTCTCGCTCAAGGATCTCAAGCAGCGCGTCCAGGAGCTGAGCACCCAGTGGCAACGGCAGCTTTCCGAGCAGCGCAACGATCCGGCCCAGAGCCAGGATTCCGGCGCGAAGAAGCTGCTCTTCTGGGAGTCGGGCCGGTCGCAGGATCTGCAAAAGCTGGAGGAGGAACTCATGACCACCCGGATACGGGAGATGGAAACGCTGACCGAGCTGAAGGAGCTGCGGCTGAAGGTGATGGAGCTGGAGACGCAGGTGCAGGTGTCGACCAACCAGCTGCGGCGACAGGACGAGGAGAGCAAGAAGGTGAAGGAGGAGCTCGAGGAGGCACTGGTCCGGGAGCGGGAGCTCGCCAACAAGGCgcgggagcagcagcaccgttaCTCCGATCTTGAATCTCGCATGAAGGACGAGCTGATGAATGTGAAGATTAAGTTTACCGAGCAGAGCCAAACGGTGGCGGAGTTGAAGCAGGAAATTTCAAGACTGGAAACAAAG AACTCGGAAATGCTTGCCGAGGGTGAGCTGCGCTCTAATCTGGACGAATCGGACCGCGTCCGAGATCTGCAGGATAAGGTCGCCGAGCTGAAAGCGGAG CTGACTGCCATCAAAAGCCGTGGAACGACGTTGAACCTGCGGAAGATCAAAAGTACCTCGATACAATCGATCGATTCGAACGAGATTGACTTCGCCGAGATACAGCTTTCCTCCAAAATGAACATTCCTGGACCACAGCCGGCGAGTTCTGGCTCGCCATCGTGA
- the LOC121603405 gene encoding ecotropic viral integration site 5 ortholog isoform X3, translating to MTLTVSETDSSSLRNPDMTETLPSSELSLLAKLEAANKLIESDSKSLNSLQSSAHSRKSSDTSQISLNSGASSVGEEDVWSTWASIVTDWEASQKRKGPTVKELVRKGIPHHFRAIVWQLLCGASDADKKQYAEYIKATSACEKVIRRDIARTYPEHDFFKEKDGLGQEALFNVMKAYSLHDREVGYCQGSGFIVGLLLMQMPEEEAFAVLVQIMQQYRMRDMFKPSMAELGLCMYQLENIVQEQIPELHLHFQSQSFQTSMYASSWFLTLYTTALNLTLSCRIMDVFLSEGMEFIFKVAIALLTIGKDTLLSLDMEAMLKYFQKELPQKVENDADGLFNLAFQVKINTKRMKKMEKEYADLRKKEQEEMVELRRLRSENRLLKKRNELLEAESAELADRLVRGQVSRAEEEETSYAIQSELLALRRAHLEVSHQLENANEEVRALSLRLQENNPDNSLESNNSRQNSFDELIMKEEALKQRDEMVSCLLEELVKVRQGLAESEDVIRNLKTKIQELEEDKKRLRETTTDNSVAHLQDELIASKLREAEASLSLKDLKQRVQELSTQWQRQLSEQRNDPAQSQDSGAKKLLFWESGRSQDLQKLEEELMTTRIREMETLTELKELRLKVMELETQVQVSTNQLRRQDEESKKVKEELEEALVRERELANKAREQQHRYSDLESRMKDELMNVKIKFTEQSQTVAELKQEISRLETKNSEMLAEGELRSNLDESDRVRDLQDKVAELKAEFPTPITSPETEPWKWIA from the exons ATGACCCTCACGGTGTCGGAAACGGACAGCAGTAGTCTAAGGAACCCGGACATGACCGAAACTCTACCAAGCTCTGAACTATCCCTACTAGCCAAACTGGAGGCCGCCAACAAGCTGATCGAGAGCGACTCGAAGAGTCTGAACTCGCTCCAGAGCTCGGCCCACAGCCGCAAAAGCTCCGACACGAGCCAGATAAGCCTTAACTCGGGCGCCTCCTCGGTCGGGGAGGAGGATGTGTGGTCGACCTGGGCCAGCATCGTCACCGACTGGGAGGCGAGCCAGAAGCGCAAGGGCCCGACGGTGAAGGAGCTGGTGCGCAAGGGCATACCGCACCACTTTCGGGCGATTGTCTGGCAGCTGCTGTGCGGTGCGTCTGACGCAGACAAGAAGCAGTACGCCGAGTACATCAAGGCGACCAGTGCGTGCGAGAAGGTGATCCGGCGCGACATTGCCCGCACCTACCCGGAGCATGACTTCTTCAAGGAGAAGGACGGGCTCGGCCAGGAGGCACTGTTCAACGTGATGAAGGCGTACTCGCTGCACGACCGGGAGGTTGGCTACTGTCAGGGGTCCGGTTTCATCGttgggctgctgctgatgcag atgccGGAAGAGGAAGCGTTTGCCGTGTTGGTGCAAATTATGCAGCAGTATCGTATGCGCGACATGTTCAAACCCTCGATGGCGGAGCTCGGCCTGTGCATGTACCAGCTGGAGAACATTGTGCAGGAGCAGATACCGGAGCTGCACCTGCACTTCCAATCGCAAAGCTTCCAAACGTCCATGTACGCGTCGAGCTGGTTCCTGACCCTGTACACCACCGCGCTAAATCTCACGCTCAGCTGCCGCATCATGGACGTGTTCCTGTCGGAGGGGATGGAGTTTATATTCAAGGTCGCCATTGCACTTCTTACCATCGGCAAGGATACGCTGCTCTCGTTAGATATGGAGGCAATGCTTAAG TACTTCCAGAAGGAGCTTCCGCAAAAGGTGGAAAATGATGCGGACGGACTGTTTAATCTGGCCTTCCAGGTGAAGATCAATACGAAAAGGATGAAAAAGATGGAGAAGGAATATGCCGACCTGCGCAAGAAGGAGCAGGAAGAGATGGTGGAGCTGAGG CGACTGCGGAGTGAAAACCGTTTACTGAAGAAACGCAACGAACTACTCGAGGCTGAAAGTGCGGAGCTGGCCGATCGGCTCGTTCGCGGACAGGTGTCACGCGCTGAGGAAGAAGAGACGAGCTATGCGATTCAGTCCGAGCTGTTGGCACTCAGGCGAGCACATCTGGAAGTTTCGCACCAGCTGGAAAATGCGAATGAGGAGGTTCGGGCGCTTAGCTTGCGGTTGCAGGAAAAT AATCCGGACAATTCGCTCGAATCC AACAATTCCCGACAGAACTCGTTCGATGAGCTGATTATGAAGGAGGAAGCACTGAAGCAACGGGACGAAATGGTTTCATGCCTGCTGGAAGAGCTGGTCAAGGTGCGACAGGGACTGGCCGAGAGTGAAGATGTGATCCGTAACCTAAAGACCAAGATCCAAGAGCTGGAAGAG GACAAAAAGCGTTTGCGCGAAACGACCACGGACAACTCGGTGGCTCACCTGCAGGACGAGCTGATTGCAAGCAAGCTGCGCGAAGCGGAAGCCAGCCTCTCGCTCAAGGATCTCAAGCAGCGCGTCCAGGAGCTGAGCACCCAGTGGCAACGGCAGCTTTCCGAGCAGCGCAACGATCCGGCCCAGAGCCAGGATTCCGGCGCGAAGAAGCTGCTCTTCTGGGAGTCGGGCCGGTCGCAGGATCTGCAAAAGCTGGAGGAGGAACTCATGACCACCCGGATACGGGAGATGGAAACGCTGACCGAGCTGAAGGAGCTGCGGCTGAAGGTGATGGAGCTGGAGACGCAGGTGCAGGTGTCGACCAACCAGCTGCGGCGACAGGACGAGGAGAGCAAGAAGGTGAAGGAGGAGCTCGAGGAGGCACTGGTCCGGGAGCGGGAGCTCGCCAACAAGGCgcgggagcagcagcaccgttaCTCCGATCTTGAATCTCGCATGAAGGACGAGCTGATGAATGTGAAGATTAAGTTTACCGAGCAGAGCCAAACGGTGGCGGAGTTGAAGCAGGAAATTTCAAGACTGGAAACAAAG AACTCGGAAATGCTTGCCGAGGGTGAGCTGCGCTCTAATCTGGACGAATCGGACCGCGTCCGAGATCTGCAGGATAAGGTCGCCGAGCTGAAAGCGGAG TTTCCAACCCCAATTACCAGTCCGGAGACTGAACCATGGAAATGGATAGCGTAA